The Euphorbia lathyris chromosome 3, ddEupLath1.1, whole genome shotgun sequence genome contains a region encoding:
- the LOC136221672 gene encoding 187-kDa microtubule-associated protein AIR9-like isoform X4, whose protein sequence is MLFPGHFEHMQKIVDIYSVGLRFADDDGRPVQNDLDVLNMFKNYSGSTVIHLYAKRDINSRGLIYKLPSDNPNLASDIAPIPIVTNVKIMGELKVNQKVMVYGAISKGVETASIAEFFITMNKNLDIENGLTPISSPSKEKELELPLQAVGQFVVAKLTPMTEDGKSGDPKYAISQTFVKRRLATHLFPKIQQS, encoded by the exons ATGTTGTTTCCTGGACATTTTGAGCATATGCAAAAAATTGTCGATATTTATTCTGTTGGCTTGAGATTTGCTGATGATGATGGAAGACCAGTACAAAATGATTTAGATGTCTTAAATATGTTCAAAAATTATTCGGGTTCTACAGTCATACATCTTTATGCCAAAAGAGACATAAACTCACGAGGTTTAATATACAAACTCCCAAGTGACAATCCTAATCTAG CTTCTGATATTGCACCCATACCAATAGTGACAAATGTAAAGATAATGGGTGAGCTTAAGGTAAATCAGAAAGTGATGGTATATGGTGCTATTAGTAAGGGGGTGGAGACTGCGAGTATTGCCGAATTTTTCATAACTATGAATAAAAACTTGGATATTGAGAATGGTCTTACACCTATCAGCTCACCTAGCAAAGAGAAG GAGCTTGAATTACCATTACAAGCTGTTGGTCAATTTGTTGTTGCCAAACTAACTCCCATGACAGAGGATGGAAAATCTGGTGATCCAAAGTATGCAATATCTCAAACATTTGTTAAGA GGCGTTTAGCTACTCATTTATTCCCCAAAATTCAA CAGAGCTAA
- the LOC136221672 gene encoding uncharacterized protein isoform X3, with protein MYASSKESNIRDLLSLSRGPSQYATNFDGYIVNGYRFRIEDCDKRRRTQNYGVCVSSDVGNEGGPIDYYGILTEILELQYLGEKRVVLFKCKWFDVHDNVWGSKIDEFGFICINPQRCLRTNEPFILASQASQVFYAIDNANKNWHVVIKTQPRDSYNMSSQIDDDNENFDDLGEAYQEGESFKFQCGTTLNTTDGKNWARSDSLPITYDVSKSKKKRKRFLLTNIAYTFFSI; from the exons ATGTATGCATCTAGCAAGGAATCCAATATTCGAGATTTGTTGTCATTATCTCGTGGTCCATCCCAATATGCTACAAACTTTGATGGTTATATTGTGAATGGGTATAGGTTTCGCATTGAAGATTGTGATAAACGACGTAGAACACAAAATTATGGTGTGTGTGTGAGCAGTGATGTTGGAAATGAGGGAGGACCTATTGATTATTATGGGATTTTAACTGAGATTCTTGAATTGCAGTATCTTGGTGAGAAAAGAGTTGTCCTATTCAAATGTAAATGGTTTGACGTTCATGACAATGTGTGGGGATCAAAAATAGATGAATTTGGATTCATTTGTATCAATCCTCAACGTTGTTTGAGAACAAATGAACCATTTATTCTAGCAAGTCAAGCTTCTCAAGTCTTTTATGCTATAGATAATGCTAATAAGAATTGGCATGTTGTTATTAAGACACAACCACGAGATTCATACAATATGTCTTCTCAAATAGATGATGACaatgagaattttgatgatcttGGTGAGGCTTATCAAGAGGGTGAATCATTCAAGTTTCAATGTGGCACTACATTGAATACAACAGACGGGAAAAATTGGGCACGAAGTGATTCATTACCAATTACTTATGATGTCTCAAaatctaaaaagaaaagaaagcg TTTTCTATTGACAAATATTGCATATACCTTTTTTTCAATTTGA
- the LOC136221672 gene encoding uncharacterized protein isoform X2, which yields MVLRQNLINQIEMAMVVQIILMVDFPYFRNMGDEWVEAHAYVINNCDEVIPFLEEYSQIRESIHPQQSFNDWFKDTVAKMYASSKESNIRDLLSLSRGPSQYATNFDGYIVNGYRFRIEDCDKRRRTQNYGVCVSSDVGNEGGPIDYYGILTEILELQYLGEKRVVLFKCKWFDVHDNVWGSKIDEFGFICINPQRCLRTNEPFILASQASQVFYAIDNANKNWHVVIKTQPRDSYNMSSQIDDDNENFDDLGEAYQEGESFKFQCGTTLNTTDGKNWARSDSLPITYDVSKSKKKRKR from the exons ATGGTATTGAGACAAAATTTAATAAACCAGATAGAAATGGCGATGGTTGTTCAGATTATTTTGATGGTGGATTTTCCTTATTTTCGCAACATGGGCGATGAATGGGTGGAAGCACACGCATATGTCATAAATAATTGTGATGAAGTCATACCTTTTCTCGA AGAGTATTCCCAGATTCGAGAAAGTATTCATCCACAACAATCTTTTAATGATTGGTTTAAAGATACA GTTGCAAAAATGTATGCATCTAGCAAGGAATCCAATATTCGAGATTTGTTGTCATTATCTCGTGGTCCATCCCAATATGCTACAAACTTTGATGGTTATATTGTGAATGGGTATAGGTTTCGCATTGAAGATTGTGATAAACGACGTAGAACACAAAATTATGGTGTGTGTGTGAGCAGTGATGTTGGAAATGAGGGAGGACCTATTGATTATTATGGGATTTTAACTGAGATTCTTGAATTGCAGTATCTTGGTGAGAAAAGAGTTGTCCTATTCAAATGTAAATGGTTTGACGTTCATGACAATGTGTGGGGATCAAAAATAGATGAATTTGGATTCATTTGTATCAATCCTCAACGTTGTTTGAGAACAAATGAACCATTTATTCTAGCAAGTCAAGCTTCTCAAGTCTTTTATGCTATAGATAATGCTAATAAGAATTGGCATGTTGTTATTAAGACACAACCACGAGATTCATACAATATGTCTTCTCAAATAGATGATGACaatgagaattttgatgatcttGGTGAGGCTTATCAAGAGGGTGAATCATTCAAGTTTCAATGTGGCACTACATTGAATACAACAGACGGGAAAAATTGGGCACGAAGTGATTCATTACCAATTACTTATGATGTCTCAAaatctaaaaagaaaagaaagcg GTGA
- the LOC136221672 gene encoding 187-kDa microtubule-associated protein AIR9-like isoform X5: MLFPGHFEHMQKIVDIYSVGLRFADDDGRPVQNDLDVLNMFKNYSGSTVIHLYAKRDINSRGLIYKLPSDNPNLASDIAPIPIVTNVKIMGELKVNQKVMVYGAISKGVETASIAEFFITMNKNLDIENGLTPISSPSKEKELELPLQAVGQFVVAKLTPMTEDGKSGDPKYAISQTFVKRRLATHLFPKIQS, translated from the exons ATGTTGTTTCCTGGACATTTTGAGCATATGCAAAAAATTGTCGATATTTATTCTGTTGGCTTGAGATTTGCTGATGATGATGGAAGACCAGTACAAAATGATTTAGATGTCTTAAATATGTTCAAAAATTATTCGGGTTCTACAGTCATACATCTTTATGCCAAAAGAGACATAAACTCACGAGGTTTAATATACAAACTCCCAAGTGACAATCCTAATCTAG CTTCTGATATTGCACCCATACCAATAGTGACAAATGTAAAGATAATGGGTGAGCTTAAGGTAAATCAGAAAGTGATGGTATATGGTGCTATTAGTAAGGGGGTGGAGACTGCGAGTATTGCCGAATTTTTCATAACTATGAATAAAAACTTGGATATTGAGAATGGTCTTACACCTATCAGCTCACCTAGCAAAGAGAAG GAGCTTGAATTACCATTACAAGCTGTTGGTCAATTTGTTGTTGCCAAACTAACTCCCATGACAGAGGATGGAAAATCTGGTGATCCAAAGTATGCAATATCTCAAACATTTGTTAAGA GGCGTTTAGCTACTCATTTATTCCCCAAAATTCAA AGCTAA
- the LOC136221672 gene encoding uncharacterized protein isoform X1 has product MVLRQNLINQIEMAMVVQIILMVDFPYFRNMGDEWVEAHAYVINNCDEVIPFLEEYSQIRESIHPQQSFNDWFKDTVAKMYASSKESNIRDLLSLSRGPSQYATNFDGYIVNGYRFRIEDCDKRRRTQNYGVCVSSDVGNEGGPIDYYGILTEILELQYLGEKRVVLFKCKWFDVHDNVWGSKIDEFGFICINPQRCLRTNEPFILASQASQVFYAIDNANKNWHVVIKTQPRDSYNMSSQIDDDNENFDDLGEAYQEGESFKFQCGTTLNTTDGKNWARSDSLPITYDVSKSKKKRKRFLLTNIAYTFFSI; this is encoded by the exons ATGGTATTGAGACAAAATTTAATAAACCAGATAGAAATGGCGATGGTTGTTCAGATTATTTTGATGGTGGATTTTCCTTATTTTCGCAACATGGGCGATGAATGGGTGGAAGCACACGCATATGTCATAAATAATTGTGATGAAGTCATACCTTTTCTCGA AGAGTATTCCCAGATTCGAGAAAGTATTCATCCACAACAATCTTTTAATGATTGGTTTAAAGATACA GTTGCAAAAATGTATGCATCTAGCAAGGAATCCAATATTCGAGATTTGTTGTCATTATCTCGTGGTCCATCCCAATATGCTACAAACTTTGATGGTTATATTGTGAATGGGTATAGGTTTCGCATTGAAGATTGTGATAAACGACGTAGAACACAAAATTATGGTGTGTGTGTGAGCAGTGATGTTGGAAATGAGGGAGGACCTATTGATTATTATGGGATTTTAACTGAGATTCTTGAATTGCAGTATCTTGGTGAGAAAAGAGTTGTCCTATTCAAATGTAAATGGTTTGACGTTCATGACAATGTGTGGGGATCAAAAATAGATGAATTTGGATTCATTTGTATCAATCCTCAACGTTGTTTGAGAACAAATGAACCATTTATTCTAGCAAGTCAAGCTTCTCAAGTCTTTTATGCTATAGATAATGCTAATAAGAATTGGCATGTTGTTATTAAGACACAACCACGAGATTCATACAATATGTCTTCTCAAATAGATGATGACaatgagaattttgatgatcttGGTGAGGCTTATCAAGAGGGTGAATCATTCAAGTTTCAATGTGGCACTACATTGAATACAACAGACGGGAAAAATTGGGCACGAAGTGATTCATTACCAATTACTTATGATGTCTCAAaatctaaaaagaaaagaaagcg TTTTCTATTGACAAATATTGCATATACCTTTTTTTCAATTTGA
- the LOC136221672 gene encoding 187-kDa microtubule-associated protein AIR9-like isoform X6 yields the protein MLFPGHFEHMQKIVDIYSVGLRFADDDGRPVQNDLDVLNMFKNYSGSTVIHLYAKRDINSRGLIYKLPTSDIAPIPIVTNVKIMGELKVNQKVMVYGAISKGVETASIAEFFITMNKNLDIENGLTPISSPSKEKELELPLQAVGQFVVAKLTPMTEDGKSGDPKYAISQTFVKRRLATHLFPKIQQS from the exons ATGTTGTTTCCTGGACATTTTGAGCATATGCAAAAAATTGTCGATATTTATTCTGTTGGCTTGAGATTTGCTGATGATGATGGAAGACCAGTACAAAATGATTTAGATGTCTTAAATATGTTCAAAAATTATTCGGGTTCTACAGTCATACATCTTTATGCCAAAAGAGACATAAACTCACGAGGTTTAATATACAAACTCCCAA CTTCTGATATTGCACCCATACCAATAGTGACAAATGTAAAGATAATGGGTGAGCTTAAGGTAAATCAGAAAGTGATGGTATATGGTGCTATTAGTAAGGGGGTGGAGACTGCGAGTATTGCCGAATTTTTCATAACTATGAATAAAAACTTGGATATTGAGAATGGTCTTACACCTATCAGCTCACCTAGCAAAGAGAAG GAGCTTGAATTACCATTACAAGCTGTTGGTCAATTTGTTGTTGCCAAACTAACTCCCATGACAGAGGATGGAAAATCTGGTGATCCAAAGTATGCAATATCTCAAACATTTGTTAAGA GGCGTTTAGCTACTCATTTATTCCCCAAAATTCAA CAGAGCTAA